The window CGGCGACCGTGCGGATCGGTCACGCGGAACGGGTTGCGAGACGATTCGCGGGGCCGAGGCGGTCGTCACCCTCGAGCCCGAGGCCGGAGTCGTTCATAAGCGACGACTTCCCAAGTCCTCCCGCTACCCCGCCCTCGACGAGCGACTCCGTCGCGAGCGGACGACCCTCGAGGCCCGGCTAACGAGCCTCGCTCGGCGCGAGGGCGTTCCGACGCCGGTCATCAGAGACGTCGATTGTGAGGGGGCCGCCATCTCGTTCGAGTACGTCGGCGAAGCGGAACTCAGGGATGCCCTCGAGCCTGCGCGCGTCGAATCGGTCGCCCGTTCGCTCGCGTCGATCCACCGGACCGGGTTCGTCCACGGCGATCCGACGACGCGGAACGTTCGCGTCTCGGCCGACCGTACCTACCTGATCGACTTCGGTCTGGGCTATCACACCGACCACCTCGAGGACTACGCGATGGATCTGCACGTCTTCGATCAGAGCCTCCTCGGGACGGCCGACGACCCGGAACCGCTTCGCGATGCGCTTCGGGAAGGGTACCGCGACCGGGGTCGGGCGGACGTCCTCGAGCGGCTTCGTGAGATCGAATCTCGCGGGCGCTACGTGACCGGGTGACACCACTCGAGAGCTGACGGACTGGTAGCGACAGGAAACCGGTTTTGTGGCCGTGATGGAGGCCCGCTTTACGAACGCTTTTCGCGTCCTGGACGGAAGGTAGGCTATGGAGACGACGACCACGTCGCCGATGGCATCCGATCGAGCAGCGACATCGGCGGTACGCCCGGTCGTTCGACGTCAAGCGATGTTCGTCGTCCTCACGTTTCTCGGAATGTTCGGCGGACTGTTCGGGAGTTGGTTCGGGGCACCGGAGTCGGTCGTCTGGGGCAGTTACGCCGTCGCGTACGTCTTCGGTGGCTGGTACGGCCTCAAAGAGAGCATCAAGGCGGTTCAGGTACCGGAGGTGGAGATCGACCTGCTGATGATCATCGCGGCGCTCGGTGCCCTGTACATCGGCGCTCCCTTCGAGGGCGCGATGCTGTTGTTTCTGTTCTCCCTGTCGGGCGTCCTCGAGGAGTACGCGATCGGGCGTTCTCGAACGGCTATCAGGTCACTCATCGAGATGCGTCCCGAGTCGGCTCGCGTGCTCCGTGATGGCACCGAAGAAATCGTCCCCATCGAGGACGTCGACATCGGCGACGTCTTCGTCGTTCGCCCTGGCGGTCGGATCCCGCTCGACGGCGTCGTCACGGCCGGCGAGAGTACGATCGACCAGTCGTCGCTCACGGGTGAGTCGGTTCCCGTTCCGAAAGAACCCGGCGACGACGTGTTCGGCGGGACGATCAACGAAACCGGGAGCCTCGAGGTTCGCGTGACCCGGGAAGCCCAGGAATCGGCGATCTCACGGCTCATCCACATGGTCGAGGAGGCCCAGAGCAAGCGGGCACCGACGCAACAACTCATCGATCGCTTCGAACAGCCGTACGTGCTGGGCGTCTTCGCCATGACGCTGATCGCGATCGCCCTCCCGATCGCGCTCTTGAATCACTCGTTCGATCCGACGGTTTACCGCGCGATGACGCTCATGGTTGCCGCATCGCCCTGTGCAGTCATCATCTCGACCCCGGCGGCAGTGCTCTCGGCGATTTCCGCCGGCGGACGGCAGGGCGTACTGTTCAAAGGTGGCGAGCACATCGAGACGGCGGGGAGCGTCGACGCCATCGCGTTCGACAAGACTGGCACGTTGACAGAGGGGAACACCCGATTGACCGATGTGTCCGCCCACGAGGGGGCGACCGTCGACGGGACGGCGATGAACGAGGAGCAGCTGTTGACTCTCGCCGCCGCGGTGCAGGCCCGATCGGAGCATCACCTAGCCGAGGCTACCGTCGAGGCCGCCGAATCCCGTTCGCTCGAGCTTCCTGACGCGACCGGCTTCGAGGCGGTCGTCGGCAAGGGGGTTCATGCGACCGTCCAGAACCGGACGATCCACATCGGCAACGCGCGGTACGTCGAGACAGTACTAACTAGCCGATCGATCGACGGGCTCGAGGTCGGACTCGATGCGGTACGAGAACTCGAAGCGAGTGGCAAGACGAGCGTCCTCGTCGTTAGCGAAACCGACGAGCAGCTACAGGTGCTCGGCTGGCTCGCGTTCACCGACACAATTCGGTCGGATGCAGCAGCGATGATCGAGCGCCTGCGCGAACGCGGTGTCGAACGAATCGTCATGCTGACCGGGGATAACGAACGCGTCGCCCAGTACATCGCAGACGAACTCGGGATCGACGAGGTCTATGCGGGGCTCTTACCGGAGGAGAAAGTCGAGCACGTCGAACGGCTCCAGGAGCGCTACGAAGCGGTTGCGATGGTCGGCGACGGGGTGAACGACGCGCCGGCGCTTGCCACCGCCGATATCAGTATCGGGATGGGCGGCGCTGGCACCGACGTGGCGCTCGAGACGGCTGACATCGTCCTGATGTCGGATAAACTCGATCGACTGCCGTACGCGTTCGCGCTCAGCCAGGAGACACGTCGAACGCTGTTTATCAACTTCGGGATCGCATTCGGTGCTATCCTGATCATGGTCGTCGCGATTTTGACGGCGGGCATTCCGTTGCCGGTCGCCGTGGTCGGTCACGAAGGGTCGACCGTGCTGGTGAGTCTGATCGGATTGCGGCTCCTCCGCTTCGATGGGTGATAGCTGTGGTTCGATGGATGGCGCCACGTTCCAGTCGGTCGTGTCGTGTGCAGCGAACGGATAAAAATAGGTCGCAGTCGTTCGATAACGAGCAGATCAGATGACGTACTCGTCCGCGAGCTGCTGGGGCGTGATGACCTCGATGTCACCCGCTTGCTCGAGGTCGTGGATGTGTTCGAGGGTGGCCTCGAGGGCGTCGAGGTCGTTCTCGAGTCGGACGAACGCGATCGAGGCGATCCCGCCGAGTTCCACCGTCATGTCGAGCGTGTGATGAGCCTGTTCGGCGTCGGGGTGAACCAGGCGCGAGCAGAGGGCCGAGTTCATGATGGCACCGTGGGTGGGGTACCCGCCGGAGAAGCCGAGTACGTGGTTGTCAGTGACTGCTTCGATCGCGGCGTCGTCGTACCTGTCGCCCGGGTAGGCAAAGAACTGAGCGCCGTCGCCGTAGCCGTTGTCCTCGAGCCACGCGCGGGCGGTTTCGACCTCGCTCTCGGCGCTTCGGTCGCTTCCGAGGTTCTGCATATTCCCGCCGTGAGCGCCGTAGCTCCCGATCGTCCAGCCTGCCTCGGAGAGTTCCTCGACCTGGTCGTGTGTAAGGCGGTCTCCATCGTGGCCTTCCTCGGCGCGAAGCCGGTTCGTCGGAACGAACGCCGTCGCCGGGATGTCGTACTCCTCGACGAGCGGGAGGGCGTTGGTGTAGTGAGACTGGTAGGCTCCGTCGAACTGTAGCAGTACTTTGGCGTCGGGCCGGGAGACGAAGTGAAGGTCGTCGATCCACGCCTGAGTGGTAGCCTCACCGGACCAGATGGTGATGTCGATCTCAGTGACCTCGCTCAAATCCGGACTCCCCTGGAGGTACTCGACGCCGAAGTTGACGTGGCGGATGGACATACCGTTCGTCCGCTGACGGAAGACCGCCTTGTCACGCGATTCATCGAAGAGCTGGATAGCAACGTTGACAGTGTGGTGGGAGGCGACCGCCAGGCCAGGCCTTAGTTCGCTGCAGTCGATCGGTTCCTCGAGTTCGCGGGACATCCTGACCTGGGACTCTGCCTCGCTTGCCTCGAGCAAGACTGACTGGCTGCCCGTGACCGAGTAGTCCCCGTACGCGCTGGCAGATCCAGAGATCACGCGCCAGTTGTTGAGGTTTTCGAAGTCGTCGAACGTCTCGGCCTCTGGCGGTGATTCGGCGTCACCTTCGCCGTTACCGTCGCCCTCGCCGTTGCCATCGCCGTTTCCGTTACCGTCGCCGTTACCTGTGCCGTTGCCGTCGCCGTTTCCGGACGAGTCCGTCGTATTGTTGTCGGTTCGTGGTTCGTCGGTTTCGCCGAAGCCCATGCAACCGCTGATAGTCAGTGCGCCTGCCGTTACGAGATAGGTACGTCGCTTCATTGCGCCGACGAGGTGTACCACGGGAGAGGGGGATTGTTATGAACCCGTTTGCTCGATCGTAGGGTCGAAGTTGCATCGTTCGCGATCCGAGAGTGTCAATACGAAAACGTCTACGCAGCGTCCCCAAACCCCTCTCAGAGCGTGGTAGGTGGTGCATACTCCGGGTGAGCGTTACTCAGTGCGCTTGGTTTTCTCGAGCACCCGCACGTTCTCGATCGCCGTCGACGGATACTGCCCGTCGTCGTCCTTCTCGACTGCCTTCACCATGTCCCAGACGACGTTTAGGCCCGTCGTGACGCCCTCGAGCGCCTCCATCTCGCAGCCGGTTTTCCCGGTGGTCTCGACGGCGACCTCGAGGGTGAGCGTGCCGGTGGTGTCGTCTTCCGCGTCGCTATCAACAGCGTCGGTGTCGTCGTGTCCATCGTCGTCGAACCGAAACGCGAACGCGGTGTCGACGTTCGTGATCGGAATCTGGTGACACATCGGGATCGTCTCCCAGGTGTGTTTGACCGCCTGGATCGCGCCGACGCGCGCGGTTGCGAGGACGTCACCCTTCTCGACTGAATCGGCGCGAATCGCCTCGAGCGTCGAGCGCTGCAGTCGAATCTCCCCAGTTGCTACGGCTCGCCGTCGCGTGTCCGGTTTCGAGCCGACGTCGACCATCTGCACGTCGCCGTCGGCGGTCGTGTGGGTGAGTTCATCAGTCGTCGTCACGTTGACGTCGGTCTCGTCTCCCTCGTTGCGCTCGCCTGTTCCGCCTGTCTCGTCGCCGTCGTCTTCCATCTCGGTCACCTCCTCGTCACTCATCCGGCTCACCCCATATCGCCTCCGGAATCTCCTCGAGCATCTCGGACGCGTACAGCCCCTCGTACTGTCGGTCGGTGACGCGTTCGCCGGCGAGTCCGTTGACGTACGACGCCGCCGCCGCGGCCTCGAACGGCTCGCTGTGCTCGAGCAAGCCCGCCGTAATCCCGGCCAGCAGGTCACCGGTGCCGCCGACGGCCATCGCCGACGTCCCAGTGCGACTGATGCGCGTCCGCTCGCCGTCGGAGATCACGTCCGTGGCTCCCTTCGCGAGGACGACGTGACCGAGGTCGGACGCGAACGCCTCGATTTCGTCCTCGACCGCCCGGAGCTCGTCGGCCTCTGGGCCCCCCATCCGCGCGAGTTCGCGCCGGTTCGGCGTGCAGACGAGGGTCGCTTCCGTCTCGAGATCCGACACGACCTCGAGGGCGTCGGCGTCGACCACCGCCTGGCCGGTGTAGCTCTCGAGGAATCGCTCGGCGGCCTCGAGGGTCTCCTCGGCCGTCCCCAGACCGGGGCCGAGGACGACGACGTCGTCGTAGCGCTCGGCTGTTTCGACCAGATCGTCGACCTGATCGGGCGTCAGTACGTCGCCATCGTACGGCTGGACGATCAGATCCGGCGCGTACGACTGAATCTCGCCGGCGACGGCGTCGGGCGCGGCGACGAACGAGAGTTTCGCGCCGGCGCGCAAGGCTGCCTGAGCAGCCAGCGCCGGTGCGCCCGTGTAGGGGCCGCCGCCGATTACGAACGCCCGCCCCGTCCGCTCAGCCGGTCTGGCGAGGCGAACGTCACCAGGGCCAACGACGTGCTCCGCGGCCGACGGGATACCGATGTCGGCGACCGTCACCGACGCCTCGAGATCCGCGAGCCCCGTTTTCTCGTCGTGGAAGGTGACGACGTGGTCAGCGTCGACGCCGTTGACCGCGTGGTCGCCACCGTCGGCGTCGAACCCCGAGGGAACGTCGACGCTCACGACGGTTGCCGAGGACTCGTTGATCTGTCGGGCGGCCGTCGCCGCCGGTTCGCGTAACTCGCCGCTGATCCCGGTGCCGAGCATTGCGTCGACGATAACGTCGCATTCGGGGAGCTCGATATTACGAGAGTCGGTGACCGTTCGACGATCGTACTCGCCGTGCTCGAGGGCCTCCCAGTTCGCCCGCGCGATATCGGTGCCGATGGCGTCCGCGCGGCCGAGCAGGAGCGTCGTCACGTCGTAGGCCTCGAGAAAGCGGATGGCGACGAACGCGTCGCCGCCGTTGTTTCCCCGGCCAGCGACGACGACGACGCGGTCTCCGGGGTCGGCGACGGTCTCGACGGCTCGACCGACGGCGTTTCCGCTGGACTCCATGAGCTGTCTCCGGGGAACGCCGAGTGCCGCGGCGTTCTCGTCGACGGCGGCCATCCGTTCGCCAGTGATCATAGTCTGGCACAAACTTCGTCGGGGATCCCGTTGAAGATTGCGGGGCGGTGGCTTTTGTGCGGTCGTGGCTGATCGGCCACTCGCGGGCACTCCAGTTCCCTCGGGTCGACGGTGCGGGCACAACGAGACACGTTTACAGTTACTCGAACCCTGATCCTGCTGTGAACGTCTTCTGGCTCGATGAGGATCCACGCTGCGCCGCCCGCTATCACTGTGACGAGCACGTCAACAAGCTACTGCTCGAGGCGGCCCAGGTGCTGTGTACGGCCGCCCGGTCGAACGGATACGACGCCGACTTCCTCTACGCGTCGACGCACGCCGCACACCCGGTCACGACGTGGGCCGCCGAGTCGGAAGCGAACTGGAAACGCCTCCGCGAGCACGCGAAGGCGCTGAACGCGGAGTTCGTCGAACGCTACGGGAAGAACGACGATCACGCGAGTTGGATGGTCATCGAACGGATTGAACCCGAAAAGATCGACTTCTCGTCGACCGAGCCAACGCCACGCCCGCAGGCGATGCCCGAGGAGTACCGGCAGCCTGGCGACCCGGTCGCCGCCTACCGCGCCTACTACGCCGCCGAAAAAGCACCGTGGGCGACCTGGGCACATACCGAGAAGCCGCCGTGGCTCGAGGCGGCTGCCGAGGGCTAATCGAGCCCCGGTTTAATACCGGATCTCGAACCCCGACAGACCTCGCGGCTTGTCGTACTCGACGTCGACGCCCGTCACGGTAGCCGCGGGACTCCCCTCGTGACACCACTCGACCATCGATTCGACGGCATCCTGCTCGCCCTCGAACACCGCTTCGACGCGACCGTCCTCGAGATTTTTCACCCAGCCGTCGACGCCAGACTCCTGGGCGGTCTCTCGTGTCGTCGCACGGTAGAACACACCCTGTACGGTGCCGGAGACGAACACGTGTGCTCGCGTTCGATCGGTCGAATTCGAACTCGCGTTCGCTGTCATGGTGGATCGATCGCCGGCGAGTCAAAAAAGGCTGGTGCTGGGTACCGTGACCGGACGATCGGAGGCACATTTCCACACGGTGACTCCGGATGATCGGCACGAATGGCACTATCGCGTCGGGACTCCCTCGTCTGGTCTGGGATCCGGCCCGCGTTCGGCCTGTCCTCGCTCGGTGGTTGGGACGGCCGAGACGCGGCGGAATACGGCCTCGGGATCCCGATTCCAGTGCCAGTGCCAGCGCGTCTTGAGCACACACCAGAGCTTTCGAGCCGCCGAGAGCGACGGCTCGGATGCGAGGACGTTGTACCCCTGCTGGCGGATGACCGTGTGGTGTTCGGCGTAGAGGACGGCCGCGAGCAACACCGGCAGCTGACAGTCCTCGGGGAGGTAACGGATGCCGGCCACTCCCTCCCGATACAGCGACTCCGTCCGACGGAGTTCCTCGGCCATCACCGTCGCCACCGACTCGGTCATCTCCAGATTTTCGATCTGGGACTCGGTGACGTCGTGTTTCTCGAGCGTCTCGAGCGGCAGGTAGATCCGGTCACGCTCGAGGACGTCCTCGCGGACGTCCCGCAGGAAGTTCGTCATCTGGAACGCTTCGCCGAGTTTGATGGCGTGGGGAAGCGCTGCCTCGGGGTCGTCCGGCTCCATGATGGCCGTCATCATCACGCCGACGGCAGCAGCCGACCCGCGCATGTAGGTCTCGAGCTCGGCGTAGGTGTCGTACCGATCGGTCTCGATGTCGGCTTTCATCGCGTCGAGGAACTCGTCGACCTCCCGATCGGTGATGTCGTAGCGTTCACGGAGATCCTGAAACGCGATGAGCACCGGGTCGTCGGCGGGTCGTTCGCCGAGAGCCTGTACTCGAAGGCTCTCGAGCCGATCGGCCTGTTCGTCGGGCGGGACTCCAGCAGCGTCGTCCACGACCTCGTCGGCGATTCGAAAGAAGCCATAGAGGACGTGGGTAGGGTCGCGAACGCGCTTCGGGAGGAATCGCGTCGCTATGTAGAACGTCTTCCCGGTTCGTCGCTGAATTGCCTTGCC of the Natronosalvus vescus genome contains:
- a CDS encoding heavy metal translocating P-type ATPase, which codes for MASDRAATSAVRPVVRRQAMFVVLTFLGMFGGLFGSWFGAPESVVWGSYAVAYVFGGWYGLKESIKAVQVPEVEIDLLMIIAALGALYIGAPFEGAMLLFLFSLSGVLEEYAIGRSRTAIRSLIEMRPESARVLRDGTEEIVPIEDVDIGDVFVVRPGGRIPLDGVVTAGESTIDQSSLTGESVPVPKEPGDDVFGGTINETGSLEVRVTREAQESAISRLIHMVEEAQSKRAPTQQLIDRFEQPYVLGVFAMTLIAIALPIALLNHSFDPTVYRAMTLMVAASPCAVIISTPAAVLSAISAGGRQGVLFKGGEHIETAGSVDAIAFDKTGTLTEGNTRLTDVSAHEGATVDGTAMNEEQLLTLAAAVQARSEHHLAEATVEAAESRSLELPDATGFEAVVGKGVHATVQNRTIHIGNARYVETVLTSRSIDGLEVGLDAVRELEASGKTSVLVVSETDEQLQVLGWLAFTDTIRSDAAAMIERLRERGVERIVMLTGDNERVAQYIADELGIDEVYAGLLPEEKVEHVERLQERYEAVAMVGDGVNDAPALATADISIGMGGAGTDVALETADIVLMSDKLDRLPYAFALSQETRRTLFINFGIAFGAILIMVVAILTAGIPLPVAVVGHEGSTVLVSLIGLRLLRFDG
- a CDS encoding phytoene/squalene synthase family protein — translated: MQKKHVQAGKAIQRRTGKTFYIATRFLPKRVRDPTHVLYGFFRIADEVVDDAAGVPPDEQADRLESLRVQALGERPADDPVLIAFQDLRERYDITDREVDEFLDAMKADIETDRYDTYAELETYMRGSAAAVGVMMTAIMEPDDPEAALPHAIKLGEAFQMTNFLRDVREDVLERDRIYLPLETLEKHDVTESQIENLEMTESVATVMAEELRRTESLYREGVAGIRYLPEDCQLPVLLAAVLYAEHHTVIRQQGYNVLASEPSLSAARKLWCVLKTRWHWHWNRDPEAVFRRVSAVPTTERGQAERGPDPRPDEGVPTR
- a CDS encoding NAD(P)H-hydrate dehydratase, with product MITGERMAAVDENAAALGVPRRQLMESSGNAVGRAVETVADPGDRVVVVAGRGNNGGDAFVAIRFLEAYDVTTLLLGRADAIGTDIARANWEALEHGEYDRRTVTDSRNIELPECDVIVDAMLGTGISGELREPAATAARQINESSATVVSVDVPSGFDADGGDHAVNGVDADHVVTFHDEKTGLADLEASVTVADIGIPSAAEHVVGPGDVRLARPAERTGRAFVIGGGPYTGAPALAAQAALRAGAKLSFVAAPDAVAGEIQSYAPDLIVQPYDGDVLTPDQVDDLVETAERYDDVVVLGPGLGTAEETLEAAERFLESYTGQAVVDADALEVVSDLETEATLVCTPNRRELARMGGPEADELRAVEDEIEAFASDLGHVVLAKGATDVISDGERTRISRTGTSAMAVGGTGDLLAGITAGLLEHSEPFEAAAAASYVNGLAGERVTDRQYEGLYASEMLEEIPEAIWGEPDE
- a CDS encoding acylphosphatase gives rise to the protein MTANASSNSTDRTRAHVFVSGTVQGVFYRATTRETAQESGVDGWVKNLEDGRVEAVFEGEQDAVESMVEWCHEGSPAATVTGVDVEYDKPRGLSGFEIRY
- a CDS encoding polysaccharide deacetylase family protein, which codes for MKRRTYLVTAGALTISGCMGFGETDEPRTDNNTTDSSGNGDGNGTGNGDGNGNGDGNGEGDGNGEGDAESPPEAETFDDFENLNNWRVISGSASAYGDYSVTGSQSVLLEASEAESQVRMSRELEEPIDCSELRPGLAVASHHTVNVAIQLFDESRDKAVFRQRTNGMSIRHVNFGVEYLQGSPDLSEVTEIDITIWSGEATTQAWIDDLHFVSRPDAKVLLQFDGAYQSHYTNALPLVEEYDIPATAFVPTNRLRAEEGHDGDRLTHDQVEELSEAGWTIGSYGAHGGNMQNLGSDRSAESEVETARAWLEDNGYGDGAQFFAYPGDRYDDAAIEAVTDNHVLGFSGGYPTHGAIMNSALCSRLVHPDAEQAHHTLDMTVELGGIASIAFVRLENDLDALEATLEHIHDLEQAGDIEVITPQQLADEYVI
- the moaC gene encoding cyclic pyranopterin monophosphate synthase MoaC, with protein sequence MSDEEVTEMEDDGDETGGTGERNEGDETDVNVTTTDELTHTTADGDVQMVDVGSKPDTRRRAVATGEIRLQRSTLEAIRADSVEKGDVLATARVGAIQAVKHTWETIPMCHQIPITNVDTAFAFRFDDDGHDDTDAVDSDAEDDTTGTLTLEVAVETTGKTGCEMEALEGVTTGLNVVWDMVKAVEKDDDGQYPSTAIENVRVLEKTKRTE